Proteins from one Flavobacterium sp. N2038 genomic window:
- a CDS encoding SulP family inorganic anion transporter: MTKKINLFANLKSDFASGLVVFLVALPLCLGIAMASGAPLFSGIIAGVVGGIVVGYLSQSHISVSGPAAGLTAIILTAITDFGAFDVFLLSVFIAGLIQLALGFLKAGSISNYFPTNVIEGMLAGIGIIIILKQIPHAFGYDADFEGDQAFIQNDGSNSFSFLFDILNHIQLGAVVVSLVSLVILISWDKVSFLKKLKLVPGALVAVIVGVLLNEFFVSTGSSLAIANEHLVSLPVPKSFDEFKAIIVTPNFSAVTNPQVWVVAVTIAIVASIETLLCIEASDRMDVQKRYTDTNVELRAQGIGNIISSLLGGLPMTSVVVRSSANNNAGAKSKMSAIIHGVLLLISVLSVPAILNKIPLATLATVLILVGYKLAKPATFMHFWEKGKYQFIPFIATLVFVVATDLLKGVALGIIISIIFVLRGNLKRAYNFKKEEYEDGDIIHIDLAQEVSFLNKAAIKQTLNEIPENSKVIINAHDTEYIAHDVLDLIREFKETRAIDDNIKVKLKGFKEAYDLENTPENNNHVTIEHYYDVSKRALVKKETLKEEF, translated from the coding sequence ATGACAAAAAAAATCAATCTTTTTGCTAACCTTAAATCTGATTTTGCTTCAGGTTTAGTGGTTTTCTTGGTGGCTCTTCCATTGTGTTTAGGTATTGCAATGGCATCTGGAGCGCCGTTATTTTCTGGAATTATTGCGGGTGTTGTTGGTGGTATAGTAGTTGGATATCTGAGCCAGTCGCATATTAGTGTTTCCGGACCAGCTGCCGGATTAACAGCAATTATATTAACAGCAATTACCGATTTTGGTGCTTTTGATGTGTTTTTACTGTCAGTATTTATTGCAGGATTAATTCAATTGGCGTTAGGGTTTTTAAAAGCCGGAAGTATCTCTAATTATTTTCCAACTAATGTTATTGAGGGAATGCTTGCAGGTATCGGAATTATTATCATTCTGAAACAAATACCGCACGCTTTTGGGTATGATGCTGATTTTGAAGGAGATCAGGCGTTTATTCAAAATGATGGCAGCAACTCTTTTTCGTTCTTGTTTGATATCTTAAATCATATTCAGCTTGGAGCTGTTGTTGTTTCATTAGTTTCGTTGGTAATATTAATTTCCTGGGATAAAGTTTCTTTTTTAAAGAAATTAAAACTGGTACCCGGAGCTCTTGTGGCTGTTATAGTGGGTGTATTGCTTAATGAGTTTTTTGTTTCAACAGGAAGTTCTTTGGCAATTGCAAATGAGCATTTGGTTTCCTTACCGGTTCCAAAATCTTTTGATGAATTTAAAGCAATCATTGTTACGCCAAATTTTTCGGCAGTTACAAATCCTCAGGTTTGGGTTGTTGCAGTTACAATTGCTATAGTTGCTTCTATTGAAACACTTTTGTGTATTGAAGCTTCAGACAGAATGGATGTTCAAAAGCGTTATACTGATACAAATGTTGAGCTTAGAGCACAAGGTATTGGAAATATAATAAGTTCGCTTTTAGGAGGTTTACCAATGACATCTGTTGTGGTAAGATCATCAGCAAATAATAATGCTGGTGCAAAATCTAAAATGTCAGCGATTATTCACGGTGTACTTTTGTTAATCAGTGTTTTATCTGTTCCGGCCATTTTGAACAAGATTCCGTTGGCAACATTAGCAACCGTTTTAATTTTAGTAGGTTATAAATTAGCCAAACCAGCAACTTTTATGCATTTCTGGGAAAAGGGTAAATATCAATTTATTCCTTTTATTGCAACTTTGGTCTTTGTTGTTGCAACAGATTTGCTAAAAGGTGTTGCGTTGGGTATTATCATAAGTATTATTTTTGTTTTAAGAGGAAATTTAAAACGCGCTTACAACTTTAAAAAGGAAGAATACGAAGATGGAGACATTATTCATATTGATCTGGCACAAGAAGTTTCGTTTTTGAATAAAGCGGCTATCAAGCAAACTTTGAACGAAATTCCAGAGAACTCAAAAGTGATTATCAATGCTCATGATACAGAGTATATTGCTCATGATGTTTTGGATTTAATTCGCGAGTTTAAAGAAACTCGTGCTATTGATGATAATATTAAAGTGAAACTTAAAGGTTTTAAAGAAGCATACGATTTAGAGAATACTCCCGAAAATAATAATCATGTTACTATCGAGCATTATTATGATGTTTCCAAAAGGGCTTTGGTGAAAAAAGAAACATTAAAAGAAGAGTTTTAA
- the can gene encoding carbonate dehydratase — protein MKEFYKQLLENNKKWVETSLAKDPNYFADLAKGQQPPLLWIGCSDSRVPANEIVGAKPGEVFVHRNIANMVVHSDMNMLSVLDYAVNVLKIKHIIVCGHYGCGGVKAAMGNQSVGIIDNWIRHIKDEYRLHDKYLNSIEDETERFNAFVEINAKEQVYNLAKTSIVQGAWKNGQDLMLHGWVYGLNSGFVTDLNVTISSNDELDSVYQLDL, from the coding sequence ATGAAAGAATTTTATAAGCAGTTATTAGAAAACAATAAAAAGTGGGTAGAAACTTCATTAGCAAAAGATCCTAATTATTTTGCTGATTTGGCAAAAGGACAACAGCCACCATTATTATGGATTGGATGCTCTGACAGTCGTGTTCCTGCAAACGAAATTGTTGGTGCAAAACCTGGAGAAGTTTTTGTTCACAGAAATATTGCAAATATGGTAGTACATTCTGATATGAATATGCTAAGCGTTTTGGATTATGCGGTAAATGTTTTAAAAATTAAACATATTATTGTTTGCGGACATTACGGTTGTGGTGGTGTAAAAGCAGCAATGGGGAATCAATCTGTTGGAATTATCGACAACTGGATTCGTCACATTAAAGATGAGTACCGTTTGCATGATAAATATTTAAATTCAATTGAGGACGAAACAGAGCGTTTTAACGCCTTTGTTGAAATTAATGCTAAAGAGCAAGTTTACAATTTGGCTAAAACTTCAATCGTTCAGGGAGCCTGGAAAAATGGACAGGACCTAATGCTGCACGGTTGGGTTTACGGTTTAAATTCTGGTTTTGTAACCGATTTAAATGTAACAATTAGTTCGAACGATGAATTAGATTCAGTTTATCAGTTAGATTTATAA
- a CDS encoding LETM1-related biofilm-associated protein, with translation MINASASGWIDKFFSEQKYSEAIPFETADSFYYKVRETGFIYGHIIAIDSQIPIPIKGWFKTEISKVALLNTLYHVFCLEKRNSEPNNFISEVLKFYKEMNPEGFSLFKILLPKDTPSLSLENIIDQRVQTNDSIISKNFSHLVTNALLFIDVLAFRQYLEHGHIPEKYLKRIEETVLGIVGLALKTKTIKSQHDDLLIKLFEASIRYSKFSKVTVETLETLQLEHFSNKLEQYYLIDMAGMALWSDGVVENEEAYFLYSLGSMMHVTDEFVAKSIATTNDFITTHKKKIPYFNYSNPVKHFYDQMTHTVVKLIIRNKNRLVKEIVQSKELMVLLAYSTTRDLDAKEKKKVKKQLLDICKTIPSLTIFLLPGGSLLLPILIKFIPTMLPSAFNENLDENE, from the coding sequence ATGATTAACGCATCGGCATCAGGCTGGATAGATAAGTTTTTTAGCGAGCAAAAGTATTCAGAAGCAATTCCTTTTGAAACTGCAGATTCGTTCTATTATAAAGTGAGAGAAACCGGATTCATTTACGGTCATATCATTGCAATTGATTCACAAATTCCAATTCCGATAAAAGGCTGGTTTAAAACCGAAATTTCTAAAGTTGCCTTATTAAATACCTTATACCATGTTTTTTGTTTAGAAAAAAGAAATTCTGAACCCAATAACTTTATTTCAGAAGTCTTAAAATTCTATAAAGAAATGAATCCTGAAGGATTTAGTTTATTTAAAATTTTACTTCCAAAAGACACTCCTTCTCTTTCATTAGAAAATATCATTGACCAGAGAGTTCAGACTAATGACAGTATTATTAGTAAAAACTTTTCTCATTTGGTGACTAATGCTTTATTATTTATTGACGTTTTAGCATTTAGGCAGTATTTAGAACATGGTCATATTCCTGAAAAATATTTAAAACGAATTGAAGAAACCGTTCTTGGTATTGTTGGTTTGGCATTAAAAACCAAAACCATAAAATCACAGCACGATGATTTATTAATAAAACTATTTGAAGCTTCAATACGCTATTCTAAATTTTCTAAGGTTACTGTTGAAACTTTAGAAACATTACAACTAGAACATTTTAGCAATAAATTAGAACAATATTATTTAATAGATATGGCAGGAATGGCTCTATGGAGCGATGGTGTTGTAGAAAATGAAGAGGCTTATTTTTTATATTCACTAGGTTCTATGATGCATGTCACTGATGAATTTGTAGCCAAAAGTATTGCAACGACAAATGATTTTATAACTACTCATAAAAAGAAAATTCCGTACTTTAACTATTCCAATCCGGTGAAACACTTTTATGATCAAATGACCCACACGGTTGTAAAACTGATCATAAGAAACAAAAACAGACTGGTAAAAGAAATTGTTCAGAGTAAAGAATTAATGGTTCTTTTGGCTTATTCTACTACCAGAGATCTGGATGCCAAAGAAAAGAAAAAAGTAAAAAAACAGCTTTTGGATATTTGCAAAACAATTCCGTCGCTGACTATATTTTTACTTCCGGGCGGCAGTTTATTATTGCCTATACTCATAAAGTTTATCCCAACGATGTTACCATCCGCTTTTAACGAAAATCTGGATGAAAATGAATAA
- a CDS encoding superoxide dismutase family protein produces the protein MKKAIVSFAIITALIIGCKTSTKSNDAKTLTVNLEPKSNSTVSGTATFTEKNGKVTFVAKVAGLQPGVHAIHIHEKSDCSAADGSSAGGHWNPTFKKHGKWGVAEYHKGDIGNFTADAKGNGTITLTTDEWCVGCGDETKDVLGKGLIVHQGTDDFTTQPTGNAGGRVACAGIIK, from the coding sequence ATGAAAAAAGCAATTGTTTCTTTCGCTATAATTACAGCCTTAATTATTGGCTGTAAGACCAGTACCAAATCAAATGATGCCAAAACTTTAACCGTAAATTTAGAGCCAAAAAGCAACAGTACTGTTAGCGGAACGGCAACTTTTACAGAGAAAAATGGAAAAGTAACATTTGTTGCAAAAGTAGCTGGTTTGCAACCCGGAGTTCATGCGATTCACATTCATGAAAAATCTGATTGTTCTGCAGCAGACGGAAGTTCTGCTGGAGGACACTGGAATCCAACCTTTAAAAAACACGGAAAATGGGGAGTTGCTGAATATCACAAAGGAGATATTGGAAACTTTACTGCTGATGCAAAAGGTAACGGAACTATAACTTTAACCACAGACGAATGGTGTGTTGGTTGTGGAGATGAAACTAAAGACGTTCTTGGAAAAGGTCTGATTGTACATCAGGGAACAGATGATTTTACCACTCAGCCAACAGGAAATGCCGGCGGAAGAGTAGCCTGTGCAGGAATCATCAAATAA